The DNA region ATAAATCCAAGATCAATAGAACCTGTATTCATCATAAAATCCTTAAGGCAATTCACTGAGCTTTCTGCCACTACTCTGCCACCACATTTCTCTTTTGCCCGCTTAATACAGTTAAAATCCCCAATCACAACCCAAGGCCCCGAGAAGGAGGATACCATATTCTCTAGCAACTCCcagaattttttccttttggacCTTTGGTATGGACCATAGATGACAAAAAGAAGCCATGGGGCTTCAGGGGGGTCCGAAAAAACTAAAGCAACTATCATATTCTTATCAGAGAAAACTACTTCTAACTCAACACCAAGTCTCCAAAAGAGGGCCAGACCACCAGATTTCCCATTAGAATCAACACACCACGAGTCTACAAACTTTAACCTATCACAAATCTTATTTATCTTTGGAGATTTTATCTTTGTTTCAGAGAGGAAAACAATATCCGGATTTGATTCTCGGATTAGCTCCTTAAGAGCTCTAACTGTCGAGGCTTTACCAGCACCCTGACAGTTCCATGCAATAGTCCTCATGGCGAGGTGGGGGGCATGATAAGGCCCGCCTCCTCGGCCATCGAAGATACGcatggagaagaagaagaaaagaagcaaGAAGAAGTAGAGGTACCATCCTTACAATGTTTTAATTTCTGAGCTCGAGAAACTGCCTTTGCTCTAGCTAGTGCCTTGAGGGATTTTTTCCTGTTCACGTAATCACGTTCGCTTGCCATGCATATGGAAAATTAGAAAGcatctaattttttagataCGTCGGCCTGGTAAAAAGTGATGGTTTGACATCTTGTTGGTCTCTGAAAATGCActgggaggggaaaaaaaagtttcgTAGACCATTTCAATCAGGGCATCCaaaaattcatgtttattttagcattaaattctacttttttttatccatTCATGTTCTTCATCATTAGAATACTTAAAGAAATATCTGATGATAAAGACCTATCATCAAGAACAGGCACCATAgattaaaattttctctaaaaaaaaaaaaattacttaaaaaaatattaaaaaattaaatggaaaatgAATGGTATCCGTGTAATTTATATAGTACTGGTagcaaatatgaaaatttacataattatacACTGATTGATGTGAGATATTTATAGACAAAACTGAATAAATTGTACACATTATTCTATTATACATCCACTAATATAATTGCTCTTAAtagagtttaaaacttgtttatCAAAATTTGTCACCCTTCAAACAATTTGTTTAAAAGTACTTTCTCCTCTGTTTGTAGTAAGAGTGATGGTAGGGATGCTATAGACTTTACTATACAAACATCACAAATTCACatttcacaaatcacaaaaatataattcaaaaattaattttttattgtgtgTTGATGTGGCACCAATCATATTTTTGTCatattagtttgtaaattttttgtagtAGTGTTAGTgtttttcttataataaatatgaGTTATAAATTGAACTAATTGGATTcaagtataataataataataataataataataataattaacatgGGTTTTCTAAGGGAGGTTGTTGAAATGTGTGAAtgagagaattttaaaaaaaaaaaattatgttggaTGTGGCATGTTTTTTACGATAAGATTATTTCTCCGTCACGTGTCGTCCATATGGATAAAGATCGGAAGAGAATTAGAGGATTCTTAATAAAAGGGAGCATACCCCAAAAGTGGCTCAACGTGGAtgtttttgttgaattaaagtgaaaaataaaattgatgttGAGATGCAGAAGTATGAGAgaaaaagaacacaaagattACATGGTTTAGCATAACAACCTATATTCATGAGATAAAATCTTTAGCGACTACATCTTACTATTTGTATTGTATGTTACAAACCCCAAGTAGGGTATTTAAAAAGACTATAGGAGTTAGCGTTAGCCTTACATGGATTTACAATATATTTGGATCGCTTAGACCATTGCATTAACACATAATATACCCATATCCTTAACAGGTTTAATGGTTTATTAATTCCATTTGAAATcagcacaaacaaaaacatggaGATTTGAATAATgttacaaataatatttttcagttttcaaaataGTTTAGTTGACacgattttatttatttttatttatgcattCTTATCaccaacattattttattatttaccattaaaaaatctttatcttgataattttgaaacattttgttaaaaaaatttatttgtgtaGAGTTACTTGAGACATTTTGGCTTCAATTCCTCTTCTTGATGCAAAAGTATATTATGTTTCGGATGTATACATCCTCCTTCTTCCACTAGATGCGACACAATTTGGAGATACCCTTATGTCCTGTCACATATTTCAAGAGGCAACCCACAactttcatccaaaaaaaggaaagaaaaaaaaagaaaaagaaaagagtaatgctatatcTGCAatgttttcataaaatattcattaacAAATTGTAGATGATAATgtattagtaatttttatttaggctAATTATTAATGtcacttttttatttccaaaagaGAAGGAaccctctccaaaaaaaaaaagagttgaagCAATAATTTCTACCTAAAAAAGGCAGTAATTATCTTTCATTTCCTGTTCATTGTTACTATAAGCCTGTCTAGTAGTAGTTTTTAAGTATTGTTGTTCAGTTTTCAATGTTGTAGAAATATGTGTTTGAGTGTTATAAAAATACGCGTCAGAAgtgttattattgtttaaacactgaaaaccaTTATTTAAAAGTAGGTACCAAATAGCATCTAGATTTCACATATTTATTGCATAGCCTCCAAAAGACAGTGCCTCCTATACTAATTTCATTTGAAAAGATATAGAACTGAACTACATACGTGGCATATTTTTCTTCACAATACAACTATAAAGTAAGTAGCTAACCAGTCATGATTATATAGTTCAACATTTATGTTAAAATTTAAGAGATAAATTGCCCGAGCAAACTTTTGTGACTTTTTTGGGGctaaatatataaactaatGTGGTTGTAAGATCACCGTGATCTCATCACGCATGTGAATATGCAATAAATAAGACACTCCGGTCCTAgagttttacattaaaaaaaaaaaattctcaatttttttttccacaattgttaatatttttttggcaaaaacaGCATTTTAATCTTCACATTTTG from Castanea sativa cultivar Marrone di Chiusa Pesio chromosome 6, ASM4071231v1 includes:
- the LOC142639320 gene encoding uncharacterized protein LOC142639320, whose translation is MRTIAWNCQGAGKASTVRALKELIRESNPDIVFLSETKIKSPKINKICDRLKFVDSWCVDSNGKSGGLALFWRLGVELEVVFSDKNMIVALVFSDPPEAPWLLFVIYGPYQRSKRKKFWELLENMVSSFSGPWVVIGDFNCIKRAKEKCGGRVVAESSVNCLKDFMMNTGSIDLGFIGPSFTWSNRGGRL